The Streptomyces sp. YIM 121038 genome includes a window with the following:
- a CDS encoding phosphopantetheine-binding protein → MTDTNSPADVLGLLRRHLLALRPDLSADNIQPNCSMRELGVNSLDRLDVVVATLSDLSIEVPNDELAAATDLSELVEIIHRHQ, encoded by the coding sequence ATGACAGATACCAACAGCCCTGCCGACGTGCTCGGCCTCTTGCGCAGACATCTGCTGGCGCTCCGTCCTGACCTGTCTGCAGACAACATCCAGCCGAATTGCTCCATGCGCGAACTCGGCGTCAATTCACTCGACCGCCTGGACGTAGTCGTGGCCACGCTGTCCGATCTCAGCATCGAGGTGCCCAACGATGAATTGGCGGCAGCCACCGATCTCAGTGAACTCGTTGAGATCATCCACCGGCACCAGTAG
- a CDS encoding DUF6431 domain-containing protein, producing MLIVDADVVRAGRQLRAGELACPGCGAVLAPWGHGRPREIRGDLGARLLVRPRRSRCMGCQVTHVLLPEGVWPRRMDAAGVIGAGLEIAALGMGHRQVAVRLSLAEGTVRGWIRRFKSRSEEVRRYFTVALVALADDPVMPGLSGTALADAVSAVAAAHRAAATKWSHMHTVSRWEVAGRAISGRVLACSLPAG from the coding sequence GTGCTCATCGTCGATGCCGACGTCGTCCGGGCGGGACGCCAGTTGCGGGCCGGTGAACTGGCGTGCCCTGGGTGCGGGGCGGTGCTCGCGCCGTGGGGACACGGCCGCCCGCGGGAGATCCGTGGTGATCTCGGGGCCCGGCTGTTGGTACGTCCTCGTCGTTCGCGCTGTATGGGCTGCCAGGTCACGCACGTGTTGCTGCCGGAAGGGGTGTGGCCTCGGCGGATGGATGCGGCCGGGGTGATCGGGGCCGGGCTGGAGATAGCGGCCCTGGGCATGGGGCACCGCCAGGTCGCCGTCCGTCTGAGTCTGGCCGAGGGCACGGTCCGCGGCTGGATCCGCCGCTTCAAGAGCCGGTCCGAGGAGGTTCGCCGGTACTTCACCGTCGCGCTGGTCGCGCTCGCCGACGACCCTGTGATGCCCGGTCTGTCCGGGACGGCGCTGGCGGACGCCGTCTCGGCGGTCGCGGCCGCCCATCGGGCGGCCGCGACGAAGTGGTCCCACATGCACACGGTGTCGCGGTGGGAGGTCGCCGGCCGCGCGATATCAGGACGTGTTCTGGCCTGCTCTCTTCCTGCTGGTTGA
- a CDS encoding transposase codes for MGMKHYPAGFKADAVALYRSRPGVTIKSVAGDLGVNTETLRNWIRAADGRRPGARSSPPAAIPAGGDAVEAELAAARKRIRELEEERD; via the coding sequence GTGGGGATGAAGCACTACCCCGCCGGGTTCAAGGCGGACGCGGTCGCGTTGTACCGGTCGAGGCCAGGAGTGACGATCAAGTCCGTCGCCGGCGATCTCGGAGTGAACACCGAGACGCTGCGGAACTGGATTCGGGCCGCCGACGGACGTCGTCCCGGCGCCCGTTCCTCGCCGCCAGCCGCCATCCCGGCCGGTGGTGACGCCGTCGAGGCGGAGCTGGCCGCTGCCCGGAAGAGGATCCGTGAGCTGGAGGAAGAGCGGGACTGA
- a CDS encoding IS701 family transposase has product MLPFRRTAPNWDADDVRDDLQAYVAEHLGVDGGVLVIDDTGFVKKGTTSAGVQRQYSGTAGRTENCQIGVFAAYATTRGRALVDQELYLPKSWTEDRERCRAAKVPDERGFATKGELAKRLVLRALASDLPLAWVAADSAYGQEGRFRRLIEQSGLGYVLAVPKSQQVFGPRIDYLFAQAPGEAWETISCGDGAKGPRRYHWAALELPTVAEFDCQGEAPVRRRWALARRSISKSQEIAYFLAYAPRETTVADLVRIAGMRWQIEECFQAAKNECGLDQYEVRRYVGWFRHITLAMLAHAYLAVMAADAAGKGGAETLPAPWLRSPWQKSAGSWHFASARTAKPGGRFARTL; this is encoded by the coding sequence CTGCTTCCCTTCAGAAGAACCGCACCCAACTGGGATGCCGACGACGTCCGCGACGACCTTCAGGCATACGTCGCCGAGCACCTCGGCGTAGACGGCGGGGTGCTCGTCATCGATGACACCGGCTTCGTCAAGAAGGGCACCACCTCCGCCGGGGTGCAGCGTCAGTACTCCGGCACCGCCGGCCGCACCGAGAACTGCCAGATCGGCGTCTTCGCCGCCTACGCCACCACCCGCGGCCGCGCCCTGGTGGACCAGGAGCTCTACCTGCCCAAGTCCTGGACGGAGGACCGGGAACGCTGCCGGGCGGCGAAGGTCCCCGACGAACGAGGCTTCGCCACGAAGGGCGAGCTGGCCAAGCGCCTGGTGCTGCGTGCTCTGGCCTCGGATCTCCCTCTTGCGTGGGTGGCTGCGGACTCCGCCTACGGGCAGGAGGGACGCTTTCGTCGCCTGATCGAGCAGTCCGGCCTCGGCTACGTGCTCGCAGTGCCCAAGTCCCAGCAGGTCTTCGGCCCGCGCATCGACTACCTGTTTGCCCAGGCCCCCGGCGAGGCGTGGGAGACGATCTCGTGCGGTGACGGCGCCAAAGGACCAAGGCGCTACCACTGGGCGGCACTGGAGCTGCCCACGGTGGCCGAGTTCGACTGCCAGGGCGAGGCCCCCGTACGCCGACGCTGGGCACTGGCCCGCCGCAGCATCAGCAAGTCCCAGGAGATCGCCTACTTCCTCGCCTACGCACCGCGGGAGACCACAGTGGCCGACCTGGTGAGGATCGCCGGGATGCGCTGGCAGATCGAGGAGTGCTTCCAGGCGGCAAAGAACGAGTGCGGCCTGGACCAGTACGAGGTCCGCCGCTACGTCGGCTGGTTCCGGCACATCACCCTGGCCATGCTCGCTCACGCCTACCTCGCGGTCATGGCAGCCGACGCGGCGGGAAAGGGGGGTGCAGAAACGCTTCCGGCACCCTGGCTCCGCTCACCGTGGCAGAAGTCCGCCGGCTCCTGGCACTTCGCCTCGGCCCGAACCGCCAAACCGGGCGGCCGCTTCGCACGCACGCTCTGA
- a CDS encoding beta-ketoacyl synthase N-terminal-like domain-containing protein, giving the protein MPAPGSPAVITGMAVLNPLADDVPGFTAALRHGRSAITTTPEHRAGHAHAVVGAWLNDFTVTNWARRHLTDDPEAEQRLRLATAQCGLPAQTAACVAVAAVREAGWWDSPDADRAALVVAGNNLALDYYARMTNTDHLRPSHVLTHADVDVVGVVSEATGVRGEGYTLGGATASGTLAAIQGARLVRSGLVTGCLVVAPLSDLSPLEFRAYRLSGVLACPLSSDLPPRACRPFDRSRLGFVYGQGAAAIVVENAEHATHRGATPLAAIAGSGQHLDGRRGVTPTREGLVSAMRGALAESGMDVSDVDYVNAHAAGTIVGDAVEVAALDMVFGDKGQPLVNSTKPLTGHAMTAAGLQEIVASIVQMREGFCHPNPQLRDPLPTVCRYATSEAHDMQIDVALTNSFAFSGINCSLVLATCS; this is encoded by the coding sequence ATGCCGGCACCCGGATCACCGGCTGTGATCACCGGCATGGCTGTGCTCAACCCACTCGCGGACGATGTGCCCGGTTTTACGGCAGCGCTGCGGCATGGCCGCAGCGCGATCACCACCACCCCTGAGCACAGGGCGGGCCATGCGCATGCTGTGGTCGGCGCGTGGCTGAACGACTTCACTGTCACCAATTGGGCACGGCGTCACCTTACCGATGACCCCGAGGCGGAGCAGCGGCTGCGGCTCGCCACTGCGCAGTGTGGGCTGCCGGCGCAGACCGCAGCTTGTGTCGCCGTTGCGGCAGTGCGTGAGGCCGGATGGTGGGACTCCCCCGACGCGGATCGCGCCGCCCTTGTTGTCGCCGGGAACAACCTGGCCCTCGACTATTACGCACGCATGACCAATACCGATCATCTGCGTCCGTCGCATGTGCTCACGCACGCCGATGTTGACGTCGTCGGGGTGGTGAGCGAAGCCACAGGGGTGCGGGGGGAGGGCTATACCCTAGGAGGAGCCACTGCTAGCGGCACACTCGCCGCGATCCAGGGGGCGCGACTCGTGCGCTCTGGTCTCGTAACTGGATGTCTGGTGGTCGCGCCGCTCAGTGACCTCTCGCCGCTTGAGTTCCGTGCGTACCGCCTCAGCGGGGTACTGGCCTGCCCCCTCTCCAGTGACCTGCCCCCTCGGGCCTGCCGCCCCTTCGACCGTTCACGGTTAGGCTTTGTGTACGGGCAGGGCGCTGCCGCGATTGTGGTGGAGAATGCCGAGCATGCCACCCACCGGGGTGCCACGCCACTGGCAGCGATAGCCGGAAGCGGACAGCACTTGGACGGGCGCCGAGGCGTCACGCCTACCCGCGAAGGGCTGGTCAGCGCGATGCGAGGTGCACTCGCCGAGTCAGGCATGGACGTTTCCGACGTCGACTACGTCAACGCGCATGCCGCTGGCACGATTGTGGGTGATGCGGTGGAGGTCGCTGCCCTGGATATGGTCTTCGGTGACAAAGGCCAGCCCCTTGTCAATTCCACGAAACCATTGACGGGGCACGCGATGACCGCAGCCGGACTCCAGGAGATCGTGGCGTCGATCGTGCAGATGCGCGAGGGCTTCTGTCACCCGAACCCCCAATTGCGAGACCCCCTCCCCACGGTGTGCCGCTACGCCACGTCCGAAGCACATGACATGCAGATTGACGTGGCACTCACTAACAGCTTTGCCTTCAGCGGCATCAACTGCTCCCTTGTCCTTGCCACGTGCTCATAG
- a CDS encoding beta-ketoacyl synthase N-terminal-like domain-containing protein has protein sequence MQGVKRTVRGMVGGGRRAARVVSLEILQGVATVLVQGDGKRVAMEREIAVIGAACRTSGADTMEGFWDLLDHGEQRVARVPPTRVPGYEVVVNEAPVPMAALLEHPDRFDAEFFGIKPAVAAAMDPQQRALLEISCHALQRAALEPADLAGEAVGVFAGVSSYDYRELALRRGQVNSHTLAGTLHAFLANRLSFHFDLRGPSVTIDTACSSGLTALTLAVIALRGKQCSMALVGAANIICDGFYHATLQQAGVLSHTGRSVGFDAAADGYVRGDGAGCVVLKPLTAALEAGDPVLAVIAGIGMNHDGRSATLTCPSAQAQASLIRSALADAEVPGSAIGYLEAHGTGTAAGDPAEIDGIINGLGLHDHSTMAGPEGQLWIGTAKANVGHTESAAGLLGLLNGIGVLHRERIPRMPGFTAPSPALDLDRLPIQFTDRDVSWPRTESPRLIGVNCFGFGGANAHVILREPPVCATSSTQRIARPLYQFQRQPYWLDPDGDTELAARDVHPQVTLTPMARSGATPPPALDPAAVLDGVKEAVAAVLLISTDELGDDDQFHILGMDSILAVECVHRINTRFGGAHRSEVLHLFPSSRLLANHLLTTVTDSGNRK, from the coding sequence ATGCAGGGTGTGAAGCGGACGGTGAGGGGGATGGTCGGAGGCGGACGACGGGCCGCGCGGGTGGTAAGTCTGGAGATCCTTCAAGGTGTAGCGACCGTGCTAGTACAAGGAGATGGGAAAAGGGTTGCGATGGAACGAGAGATCGCGGTTATCGGTGCCGCCTGCCGCACGTCCGGTGCCGACACAATGGAAGGATTTTGGGACCTCCTCGACCACGGAGAGCAGCGGGTAGCGCGAGTTCCCCCGACACGAGTGCCAGGATACGAAGTTGTTGTGAATGAAGCTCCCGTGCCGATGGCGGCACTGCTTGAACACCCGGATCGCTTCGATGCGGAGTTTTTTGGCATCAAACCCGCCGTAGCCGCAGCAATGGACCCACAACAGCGGGCTCTGCTAGAGATCAGCTGCCATGCTCTGCAACGCGCAGCCCTGGAACCGGCCGATTTGGCCGGAGAGGCGGTCGGCGTGTTTGCCGGTGTATCGTCTTACGATTACCGCGAGTTAGCCTTGCGTCGCGGCCAAGTGAACTCTCATACTCTCGCGGGTACCCTGCATGCCTTCCTGGCCAACCGGCTATCGTTCCACTTCGACTTGCGCGGCCCCAGCGTCACCATCGACACTGCCTGCTCAAGCGGGCTTACTGCCCTCACCCTGGCGGTCATTGCGCTGCGCGGAAAGCAGTGCTCGATGGCGCTGGTCGGCGCCGCAAACATCATCTGCGATGGGTTCTACCACGCCACGCTCCAGCAGGCTGGGGTATTGTCGCACACGGGGCGGTCCGTGGGTTTCGATGCAGCGGCAGACGGCTACGTCCGTGGTGACGGCGCAGGGTGTGTCGTGTTGAAGCCGCTCACGGCCGCGCTCGAGGCGGGCGACCCAGTCCTAGCCGTCATTGCGGGCATAGGAATGAACCACGATGGACGGTCCGCGACGCTCACTTGCCCTAGTGCGCAGGCACAAGCATCGTTGATCCGCAGTGCTTTGGCTGATGCCGAGGTGCCCGGCTCAGCGATCGGATACCTGGAAGCACATGGCACCGGCACCGCGGCTGGTGATCCGGCAGAGATCGACGGGATCATCAACGGACTGGGGCTTCACGACCACAGCACCATGGCCGGCCCCGAGGGCCAACTGTGGATAGGGACGGCCAAGGCCAACGTGGGACACACTGAGTCAGCAGCTGGTCTTCTCGGTCTCCTTAACGGAATTGGGGTGCTGCACCGCGAGCGTATTCCACGCATGCCTGGATTCACGGCCCCCTCGCCCGCGCTCGATCTCGACCGTCTGCCTATCCAATTCACAGACCGCGATGTCAGCTGGCCGCGTACCGAATCACCCCGACTCATCGGGGTCAACTGCTTCGGCTTCGGCGGCGCCAACGCTCATGTCATCCTTCGTGAACCACCCGTCTGCGCCACCTCGTCCACCCAGCGCATCGCCCGCCCGTTGTACCAGTTCCAGAGGCAGCCTTACTGGCTCGATCCCGACGGCGACACCGAACTCGCAGCACGTGATGTGCACCCCCAGGTAACTCTCACTCCCATGGCCCGCTCCGGGGCCACCCCGCCTCCCGCACTGGACCCGGCTGCGGTACTCGACGGTGTCAAAGAAGCCGTGGCCGCAGTCCTGCTAATCTCCACCGACGAGCTCGGCGACGACGATCAATTCCACATCTTAGGCATGGACTCCATCTTGGCCGTGGAGTGCGTTCACAGGATCAACACGCGATTCGGTGGAGCTCACCGGTCCGAAGTGTTGCACCTGTTTCCCAGCAGTCGGCTGCTTGCCAACCATCTCCTCACCACGGTGACAGACTCTGGGAACAGGAAATGA
- a CDS encoding IS630 family transposase, with translation MKKRAWIVFFDESGVSLLPQVRRTYAPRGHTPILRHRLNWKRAGMAAALGYHAADPERGPRMCFHLKPGSCNTTSLNEVLEQVKAFYAGESVVLVWDGLSAHRSRDMRAWAAEQDWLTLERLPAYAPELNPVELLWSAIKTRELANLAGDHLADIADAAESGIHRICSNEQLPWSFLTHTGLTLHPKPPQN, from the coding sequence GTGAAGAAACGTGCCTGGATCGTATTCTTCGACGAATCAGGCGTGTCGCTGCTGCCCCAGGTACGCCGCACCTACGCACCCCGCGGGCACACTCCCATCCTGCGGCACCGGCTGAACTGGAAGCGCGCCGGGATGGCCGCCGCGCTGGGCTACCACGCCGCGGACCCCGAACGCGGCCCGCGAATGTGCTTCCACCTCAAACCCGGCAGCTGCAACACCACTTCCTTGAACGAGGTGCTGGAACAGGTCAAGGCCTTCTACGCTGGCGAATCGGTGGTGTTGGTGTGGGACGGACTGTCGGCCCACCGGAGTCGGGACATGCGGGCCTGGGCGGCCGAACAGGACTGGTTGACCCTGGAGCGGCTACCGGCCTACGCACCCGAACTCAACCCGGTGGAACTGCTGTGGTCGGCCATCAAGACCCGCGAGCTGGCCAACCTCGCCGGCGACCACCTCGCCGACATCGCCGACGCCGCCGAAAGCGGCATCCACCGGATCTGCTCCAACGAACAACTCCCGTGGTCCTTCCTCACCCATACCGGACTAACACTCCACCCCAAACCACCACAGAACTAA
- a CDS encoding helix-turn-helix domain-containing protein, with product MVLWARPGRGEEEQKIVNRLVRARKAPRDLSMRACMVQLSWSGQRVPAIADTLGCSAKTVRRWLHRFNRQGIAGLEDLGGQGRKRRITEQERSRIIALVRGLPPGRLRWEPVGELWAPDELGPAEWTLSALAAAAQAGGIQVGRSQVRRILLAEGVRWRRPRSWTRSRDPDAPKGRGSSACTPVRRPAPRSSAPTNSVR from the coding sequence ATGGTGCTGTGGGCGCGGCCAGGCCGCGGCGAGGAAGAGCAGAAGATCGTGAACCGGCTGGTGCGGGCCCGGAAAGCGCCGCGCGATCTGTCGATGCGGGCCTGCATGGTTCAGCTGAGCTGGTCCGGACAGCGGGTGCCGGCGATCGCGGACACGTTGGGGTGCAGTGCCAAGACCGTGCGGCGCTGGCTGCACCGCTTCAACCGTCAGGGCATTGCTGGGCTGGAGGACCTGGGCGGGCAGGGCCGCAAGCGCCGGATCACCGAGCAGGAACGCTCTCGCATCATCGCGCTGGTCAGAGGGCTGCCACCGGGCCGACTGCGCTGGGAACCCGTCGGCGAGCTGTGGGCACCAGATGAGTTGGGCCCGGCGGAGTGGACCTTGTCCGCGCTGGCCGCTGCAGCCCAGGCCGGGGGAATCCAGGTCGGCCGTTCACAGGTCCGCCGGATCCTGTTGGCCGAGGGGGTGCGATGGCGTCGTCCCCGTTCGTGGACCCGCTCGCGTGATCCGGACGCCCCAAAAGGACGCGGATCATCGGCCTGTACACCAGTCCGCCGCCCGGCGCCACGGTCATCTGCGCCGACGAACTCGGTCCGGTGA
- a CDS encoding ISKra4 family transposase — MEPYDTSVSADLFAGSVSAFESLLRTLQGEPAQSLTHAELEEHLEEAGRGLLRQLLQDHLDLRARREQEAARREARPRVTGSDGRSRPWRETGHARWLACMFGLVRVKRMAYRGPSMANVHPADATLSLPAGRHSMGLRRLAVTEAVRGSFDQSQQAIERRCGPVLGKRRLEQLVAAASGDIDSFYQQHIPVPSSRDVLLVIEVDGKGVVMRPEALRPATQRARLAAESGHRSRLAPGEKPNRKRMATVACVFDAVPAPRRPHDVIHPPGGRSTRRRIRRGPAAIRKWCTASLLHPPEKVIADVFAQAEARDPGHQRCWVVLVDGARHQLDLIQKEAARRGCTINVLLDFVHVTEYVWTAAHAFHKVGSAEADAWVADHLTMILAGQAFRAAQEMSTQAEQAGLRASRREAVDICRRYLTGHLDQLRYDIALAAGWPIATGAIEGACRHLIGDRLDITGARWGLTGAEAVLRLRSLITNGDFEGYWIFHSAREHQRLYPSPNQQNYGLSA; from the coding sequence ATGGAACCGTATGACACAAGCGTGAGTGCTGACCTGTTTGCCGGCTCGGTCAGTGCCTTCGAATCGCTGTTACGCACCTTGCAAGGCGAGCCAGCCCAGTCGTTGACCCATGCTGAGCTGGAAGAACACCTGGAAGAAGCCGGACGCGGGCTGCTGCGGCAGCTACTGCAGGATCACCTGGATCTGCGGGCCCGCAGGGAACAAGAGGCAGCCAGGCGGGAAGCCCGGCCACGAGTGACCGGCTCGGACGGGCGGTCGCGTCCGTGGCGGGAGACGGGCCATGCACGCTGGCTGGCCTGCATGTTCGGCCTGGTGCGGGTGAAACGCATGGCCTATCGAGGCCCGTCGATGGCCAACGTCCACCCGGCCGATGCGACGCTGTCGCTTCCCGCGGGTCGGCACTCGATGGGACTGCGGCGCCTGGCGGTGACCGAGGCGGTCCGAGGCTCGTTCGACCAGTCTCAGCAGGCGATCGAGCGACGCTGCGGACCCGTGCTGGGCAAGCGCCGTCTTGAACAACTCGTGGCCGCCGCCTCCGGCGACATCGACTCCTTCTACCAGCAGCACATTCCCGTCCCCAGCAGCCGGGACGTCCTGCTGGTCATCGAGGTCGACGGCAAGGGCGTGGTCATGCGACCGGAGGCATTGCGGCCCGCCACTCAAAGAGCCCGTCTCGCCGCCGAGTCCGGACATCGCAGCCGACTTGCGCCGGGCGAGAAGCCCAACCGCAAGAGGATGGCCACCGTGGCCTGCGTCTTCGACGCCGTCCCCGCTCCCCGGCGCCCGCACGATGTGATCCATCCGCCCGGCGGCCGCAGCACCCGCCGCCGCATCCGCCGCGGCCCGGCCGCGATACGGAAGTGGTGCACTGCTTCCCTCCTGCATCCGCCTGAGAAGGTCATCGCCGACGTCTTCGCCCAGGCCGAAGCCCGCGATCCCGGTCACCAACGCTGCTGGGTTGTTCTGGTCGACGGCGCCCGCCACCAACTCGACCTGATCCAGAAGGAGGCTGCCCGTCGCGGCTGCACGATCAACGTGCTCCTGGATTTCGTGCACGTCACCGAGTATGTCTGGACCGCGGCCCATGCCTTCCACAAGGTCGGCAGCGCAGAGGCCGACGCCTGGGTCGCCGACCATCTGACCATGATCCTTGCAGGTCAAGCATTCCGCGCCGCCCAGGAGATGAGCACCCAAGCTGAACAGGCCGGCCTCCGCGCCAGCCGACGAGAAGCCGTCGATATCTGTCGTCGCTATCTGACTGGTCACCTCGACCAGCTCCGCTACGACATTGCCCTGGCCGCGGGCTGGCCGATCGCCACCGGCGCGATCGAAGGTGCCTGCCGCCACCTGATCGGCGACCGCCTGGACATCACCGGAGCCCGCTGGGGCCTCACCGGCGCCGAAGCCGTCCTCCGACTCCGTTCACTGATCACGAACGGCGACTTCGAGGGCTACTGGATCTTCCACTCGGCCCGCGAACACCAACGTCTCTATCCCAGCCCCAACCAGCAAAACTACGGCCTCTCTGCTTGA
- a CDS encoding winged helix-turn-helix domain-containing protein produces the protein MSSESQAVVSDVSVLPLTRPQLAEARRMRAVELFELGRSTSEVARMVGMHPESVRRWRRLWEQGGAQALRRRPATGRPPKLDDPQVGLVRAALEQGAQAHGFEADLWTLERVGVLVERVTGVRLARASVWRLLTGRLGWSLQRPRRQAVERDEPEIARWVAKEWPRIKMGR, from the coding sequence GTGTCTTCCGAGTCGCAGGCTGTTGTTTCCGATGTCTCCGTTCTGCCTTTGACGCGGCCGCAGTTGGCCGAGGCCCGTCGCATGCGCGCGGTCGAGTTGTTCGAACTGGGACGTTCTACATCCGAGGTCGCGCGGATGGTGGGGATGCATCCCGAGAGCGTGCGCCGGTGGAGACGCCTGTGGGAGCAGGGTGGAGCTCAAGCTCTGCGGCGGCGGCCTGCCACCGGCCGGCCGCCCAAGCTGGATGACCCCCAAGTCGGGCTGGTGCGGGCCGCGTTGGAACAAGGCGCCCAGGCGCACGGGTTCGAGGCGGATCTGTGGACCCTGGAACGGGTCGGCGTGCTGGTGGAGCGGGTGACCGGGGTGAGGCTGGCCCGGGCATCCGTGTGGCGGCTGCTGACCGGGCGGCTGGGGTGGAGTCTGCAGCGTCCCCGACGTCAGGCCGTCGAGCGGGACGAGCCCGAGATCGCCCGATGGGTCGCCAAGGAGTGGCCACGCATCAAAATGGGGCGGTGA
- a CDS encoding IS3 family transposase (programmed frameshift), whose amino-acid sequence MGRRSAYPEEFRRDAVALYRAAGGKRMYAAVAADVGVTGETLRSWVRQADGVAGRGPRNEQAAEGQDEELVRLREENKRLRRAEAPVAAGARDPAPGGRVFRSRGEVRTRRWDFISAHRAAFGVKRICRVLGVSRSGYYRHLATEEAHAEREAEQERTMAEIRAVHLEHNGAYGAPRIHAELRAQGRKTNRKRVTRRMRVHGIVGRHLHRKKRTTIPDRTAPPVPDLVHRDFTASALNTRWCGDITYVSVGSSWLYLATVIDICSRRVVGWSIADHMRAELVTDAVEMAVAARGGRVHGVVFHTDRGARYQSAVFAEVCRRHGIHRSMGRVGSSYDNALAESFFQGLKRELLHGRRWTSKAQTRLELFRWLTYYNRRRRHSAPGYLTPAEIEQQLITSPTLSHVT is encoded by the exons GTGGGACGTAGGTCTGCGTATCCGGAGGAGTTCCGGCGGGACGCCGTCGCCTTGTACCGGGCGGCAGGCGGGAAGCGCATGTATGCAGCAGTGGCGGCCGATGTCGGGGTCACCGGTGAGACGTTGCGTAGTTGGGTGCGGCAGGCGGACGGGGTGGCCGGCCGCGGTCCCCGGAACGAGCAGGCCGCTGAGGGCCAGGACGAGGAACTGGTCCGGCTGCGGGAGGAGAACAAGCGGCTGCGCAGGGCGGAGGCCC CAGTGGCAGCTGGAGCGCGAGATCCTGCGCCGGGCGGCCGCGTATTTCGCTCGCGAGGTGAAGTGAGAACCCGCCGCTGGGACTTCATCTCCGCCCACCGCGCCGCCTTCGGCGTGAAGCGGATCTGCCGGGTGCTCGGGGTGTCCCGTTCCGGCTACTACCGCCATCTGGCCACCGAGGAGGCCCATGCCGAGCGTGAGGCCGAGCAGGAACGGACCATGGCCGAGATACGCGCCGTCCACCTCGAGCACAACGGTGCCTATGGCGCCCCGCGCATCCACGCCGAACTGCGGGCACAGGGCCGGAAGACCAACCGCAAGCGCGTGACCCGGCGCATGCGGGTCCACGGCATCGTCGGCCGTCACCTGCACAGGAAGAAGCGGACCACGATCCCCGACCGCACGGCACCGCCGGTTCCGGACCTGGTGCACCGGGACTTCACCGCGTCCGCGCTGAACACCAGGTGGTGCGGTGACATCACCTACGTCTCGGTGGGATCGTCCTGGCTGTATCTGGCCACGGTGATCGACATCTGTTCACGGCGGGTGGTGGGCTGGTCCATCGCCGATCACATGAGGGCCGAGCTTGTCACCGACGCCGTCGAGATGGCCGTTGCCGCCCGCGGCGGCCGGGTGCACGGCGTTGTCTTTCACACGGACAGGGGCGCCCGATACCAGTCGGCGGTCTTCGCCGAGGTCTGCCGCCGGCACGGCATCCACCGAAGCATGGGCCGGGTCGGCTCGAGTTACGACAATGCCCTCGCCGAATCGTTCTTCCAGGGCCTCAAACGGGAGCTGCTGCACGGACGCCGCTGGACCTCGAAGGCACAGACCCGCCTCGAGCTGTTTCGCTGGCTGACGTACTACAACCGGCGCCGCCGGCACTCCGCCCCCGGCTACCTCACACCAGCCGAGATCGAACAGCAGCTGATCACATCACCTACGCTGTCACACGTCACATGA